Proteins from one Leptospira meyeri genomic window:
- a CDS encoding esterase/lipase family protein — translation MFRFIEYLERFWALLSFYLPSHLFVENNKDKNILIVPGFRAGRSYYSRLKSNLDNLGFKVGILSTLRDPISLEEAVQYLASQILTAPNEVTLIAHNTGGLLVLILPDEARRKVKRLITLGTPFHGSDRFTNTRQSYWGYESDWVKTNYKNALFFPLFQPLSAIEDFSFPPQESTEFGQGRDLWFDIPGNYNLVRRNENIRTLREFLGTPKDSIAIQSAPKANPEFAVPKKIEVDFSKYEPSVYKKNQKHLAEKKKSAVKKTTPAKKSKPVTKPVTKPKAKKKAKKR, via the coding sequence ATGTTTCGATTCATAGAATATCTGGAACGTTTTTGGGCGTTGTTGTCGTTTTATCTTCCCAGTCATTTGTTTGTGGAAAACAATAAAGATAAAAACATTTTGATCGTTCCTGGGTTTCGGGCCGGACGTTCCTATTATTCGAGACTCAAATCCAATTTAGACAATTTGGGATTCAAAGTCGGAATTCTTTCGACTCTCCGAGACCCAATTTCTCTGGAAGAAGCGGTCCAATATCTTGCTAGCCAGATCCTGACAGCACCTAACGAGGTCACTTTGATCGCACACAACACAGGCGGACTCCTTGTTTTAATTTTACCAGACGAAGCCCGACGAAAAGTAAAACGACTCATCACACTGGGAACTCCCTTTCATGGTTCTGACAGATTCACCAACACAAGACAATCTTATTGGGGTTATGAATCGGATTGGGTCAAAACAAATTACAAAAATGCGCTCTTCTTTCCCCTTTTCCAACCTCTTTCTGCCATCGAAGATTTTTCCTTTCCTCCACAAGAAAGTACAGAATTTGGCCAAGGCCGAGACCTGTGGTTTGACATTCCTGGGAATTATAACTTAGTCAGAAGAAATGAAAACATTCGGACACTTAGAGAATTTTTGGGCACACCAAAAGATAGTATTGCCATCCAATCGGCACCAAAAGCAAACCCTGAGTTTGCTGTTCCAAAAAAGATTGAAGTGGATTTTTCTAAATACGAACCATCCGTTTATAAAAAAAACCAAAAACATTTAGCAGAAAAGAAGAAGTCCGCAGTTAAGAAAACAACACCGGCTAAAAAATCAAAACCTGTGACAAAGCCAGTAACAAAACCAAAGGCCAAAAAAAAGGCGAAAAAACGTTAG
- a CDS encoding shikimate kinase, which yields MNIIFIGARGAGKSKVSRTLSKQTEFPAVSTDSICVYEAGGIPIPQFVEKHGWKKFRELEYSILQKLQNADGIILDCGGGILFDLDADGNEIPSQRKLDLLRKIGRIVYLERGIEELVEKVKGDSTRPDLSKVTSYRAILEKRLPVYQETAHFKLNLSKLSKEEAAERVLDWLGIKSK from the coding sequence ATGAACATTATTTTTATTGGAGCTAGGGGCGCTGGGAAATCCAAAGTCTCAAGAACTCTTTCCAAACAAACAGAATTCCCAGCGGTTTCTACAGATTCCATTTGCGTATACGAAGCCGGAGGGATTCCCATCCCCCAATTTGTCGAAAAACATGGTTGGAAGAAATTTCGTGAATTAGAATATTCTATTTTACAAAAATTACAAAATGCAGATGGGATTATTTTGGACTGCGGAGGTGGAATATTGTTTGATTTGGACGCAGACGGAAACGAAATTCCAAGCCAAAGGAAACTCGACCTCCTAAGAAAAATCGGACGGATTGTCTATTTGGAACGAGGGATTGAGGAATTAGTGGAAAAGGTCAAAGGAGATTCGACAAGGCCCGACCTTTCCAAAGTTACATCTTACCGTGCCATTTTAGAGAAAAGACTCCCGGTTTACCAAGAAACCGCTCATTTTAAGTTAAACCTCTCTAAACTTTCTAAAGAAGAAGCCGCCGAACGAGTCTTAGACTGGCTCGGGATCAAATCCAAATAA
- a CDS encoding chemotaxis protein CheD: MSIKSKIINVGIADIKVGKDMDVLRTTLGSCIGIVLYDPEQKVGAISHIMLAKDPTGKDATKFPHKYGETALPILIEMMKQQGSNIGQYSCRMFGGASMFKGINSQFLQNIGEQNIAIVKKFMEENKIPVIVEDVAGNEGRTISLYCDDGRVLLKKAGMEKYLYKVR; the protein is encoded by the coding sequence ATGTCTATAAAATCCAAAATCATCAATGTGGGAATAGCCGACATCAAGGTCGGAAAAGATATGGACGTGCTTAGAACTACACTAGGTTCGTGCATAGGAATCGTTTTGTATGATCCAGAACAGAAAGTGGGCGCCATCTCCCATATCATGCTTGCAAAAGATCCCACAGGCAAAGATGCAACAAAGTTTCCGCACAAGTACGGGGAAACAGCTCTACCCATCCTCATTGAGATGATGAAACAACAAGGTTCCAATATTGGACAGTATTCTTGTCGTATGTTTGGTGGTGCTTCTATGTTTAAGGGAATCAACTCCCAGTTTCTACAAAACATTGGGGAACAGAATATTGCTATTGTCAAAAAATTTATGGAAGAGAATAAAATCCCTGTCATAGTGGAAGATGTGGCCGGGAACGAAGGAAGAACGATCAGCCTTTATTGTGACGACGGGCGAGTGTTACTAAAAAAAGCTGGTATGGAAAAATACCTTTATAAGGTGCGTTAG
- a CDS encoding HDOD domain-containing protein codes for MLKSKVDEILQDVNKLPAISAVVSKVLEKLQKPDVNIADLAQEISKDPAITANVIKLSNSAYYRASKPIRTVQEALMTLGIKTVKEIVLLTAAKGILSQDLNSYQLDAAQLWTSSLLVAELSSKIVQHKKLKIDKDLAFTSGLLCSVGKIVLAQFFSPVMMQIKTDLKDNQEPFPNLEKKYFGYTHMEVSENLLKRWNFPQELTDVVANYLTPENSKNNPILTSVVHIASILIVVSGIGIDIGGESVPISPFALSQTGVTEADIETYFVHIPDLQAGLADLLNV; via the coding sequence ATGCTAAAATCAAAGGTTGATGAAATACTACAAGACGTAAATAAACTGCCTGCCATTTCGGCTGTTGTGTCTAAGGTATTGGAAAAACTCCAAAAGCCTGACGTAAACATTGCGGACCTTGCGCAAGAAATTTCAAAAGATCCTGCTATCACGGCCAACGTAATTAAACTTTCCAATTCCGCTTACTATCGAGCTTCAAAACCCATTCGTACGGTCCAAGAAGCACTCATGACCCTTGGAATCAAAACGGTAAAAGAAATTGTACTTCTCACTGCAGCCAAAGGAATCCTTTCACAAGATTTAAATAGTTACCAACTGGATGCAGCCCAACTCTGGACTTCTTCCCTACTAGTGGCTGAGCTTTCTAGTAAAATCGTACAACATAAAAAGCTAAAAATTGATAAGGATCTTGCCTTCACTTCGGGATTACTTTGTAGTGTTGGTAAAATTGTCCTCGCGCAGTTTTTTAGTCCAGTGATGATGCAAATCAAAACCGATTTAAAGGACAACCAAGAACCTTTTCCTAACTTAGAGAAAAAATACTTCGGATACACTCATATGGAGGTATCTGAAAATCTTTTAAAACGTTGGAACTTCCCACAGGAATTGACAGATGTGGTGGCAAATTACCTCACACCTGAAAATTCGAAAAACAATCCAATTCTCACTTCTGTGGTACATATCGCAAGTATACTTATTGTTGTTTCTGGAATTGGAATCGACATCGGTGGTGAATCAGTACCGATTTCTCCATTTGCCCTTAGCCAAACAGGCGTTACAGAAGCAGATATTGAAACTTATTTTGTGCATATCCCTGACTTACAAGCGGGACTTGCCGATTTGTTAAACGTATAG
- a CDS encoding glutamate synthase subunit beta: protein MGKPTGFLEFKKEYLQKIEPKERVKNYKEFEKPFPEAVAKDQGARCMDCGIPFCHGDTGCPVDNLIPEFNDFVYRGRWKEAWENLSKTNNFPEFTGRLCPAPCESACTLGIIEPPVSIKSIERTIIDRAWEEGWVIPQPPTSKSGKKVAVVGSGPAGLAAGQQLARAGHTITIFEKNDRIGGLLRYGIPDFKMEKRHIDRRVKQMEAEGITFKTNVNVGVDITAKQLLADFDAVVLACGSEVPRDLPVEGRNSKGVHFAMEFLSKNNKHVAGDDLEIINAKDKHVIVIGGGDTGSDCVGTSNRHGAKSVTQIELFPEPPKDRDASTPWPLYPKMLRTSTSHEEGVNRKWAVSTMGFKSNEKGEVTAIYGSEVKEENGKFNPVPGTEFEWPADLVFLAMGFVNPVKEGLLADLQKEGLELDGRGNVKADFGTKSGSFATTVPKVYACGDVRRGQSLIVWAISEGRKCADQVHHFLMQEVEG from the coding sequence GTGGGTAAACCAACAGGATTTTTAGAATTTAAAAAAGAATACCTTCAGAAGATTGAACCAAAGGAACGAGTTAAAAACTACAAAGAGTTTGAAAAACCTTTTCCTGAAGCTGTTGCCAAAGACCAAGGTGCTCGTTGTATGGACTGCGGGATTCCTTTTTGCCACGGTGATACAGGTTGTCCTGTGGATAACCTCATCCCTGAATTCAATGACTTCGTTTACCGAGGTCGCTGGAAGGAAGCTTGGGAAAATCTTTCTAAAACCAATAACTTTCCTGAATTCACAGGAAGGCTTTGCCCTGCTCCTTGTGAGTCGGCTTGTACTTTAGGAATCATCGAACCACCGGTATCAATCAAATCCATTGAAAGAACCATTATTGACCGAGCTTGGGAAGAAGGATGGGTCATCCCACAACCACCGACTTCCAAATCAGGAAAAAAAGTAGCGGTAGTTGGTTCAGGTCCAGCAGGACTTGCCGCAGGACAACAGTTAGCTCGTGCCGGACACACAATCACAATCTTTGAAAAAAATGACCGGATTGGTGGCCTACTCCGCTACGGAATCCCAGATTTCAAAATGGAAAAAAGACATATTGACCGACGTGTCAAACAGATGGAAGCGGAAGGTATTACTTTCAAAACCAATGTCAATGTGGGAGTCGATATCACCGCAAAACAATTACTCGCTGATTTTGACGCCGTGGTACTTGCTTGCGGATCAGAAGTTCCAAGAGACCTTCCCGTAGAAGGAAGAAACAGCAAAGGGGTTCACTTTGCAATGGAGTTTTTGTCGAAAAACAACAAACACGTAGCAGGTGATGACCTAGAAATCATTAATGCCAAAGACAAACATGTTATCGTGATCGGTGGTGGTGATACCGGCTCCGATTGTGTGGGAACTTCTAACCGTCATGGGGCAAAATCTGTTACTCAAATCGAACTTTTCCCAGAACCGCCAAAGGATAGAGACGCATCCACTCCTTGGCCATTGTATCCAAAAATGCTCCGTACTTCCACCTCACATGAAGAAGGTGTAAATCGGAAATGGGCCGTTTCTACTATGGGTTTTAAATCCAATGAAAAAGGAGAGGTCACAGCCATCTACGGATCCGAAGTGAAAGAAGAAAATGGCAAGTTTAATCCAGTCCCTGGAACCGAATTCGAATGGCCTGCCGATTTAGTTTTCCTTGCGATGGGATTTGTAAACCCCGTCAAAGAGGGATTACTCGCTGATTTGCAAAAAGAAGGTTTGGAGCTTGACGGTCGTGGGAATGTAAAAGCTGATTTTGGAACAAAATCAGGATCTTTCGCAACTACTGTACCGAAAGTGTACGCTTGTGGGGACGTAAGACGGGGGCAATCCCTCATCGTTTGGGCCATATCTGAGGGAAGGAAGTGTGCCGACCAAGTCCACCACTTCCTGATGCAAGAAGTGGAGGGTTAA
- a CDS encoding TraB/GumN family protein has protein sequence MRSIKKSTPTRKSTKKGFKTTEPYLFQTIGKTEVHILGTAHVSKQSVDEVEKMIQKLKPDVICVELCESRMKSVEDPDYLKKLDIFKVFKERKMWLLLSSLILSSFQKKIGNKDIKPGDEMRKAITMGRALQKPIVAIDREIQTTLKRSWGNVGFFSKMYLFSALLASLLVREDVSDDKIEEMKSDDILKDLFSQIPKKYESVKHVIIDERDVYLAEKIRQATEGKSAKKVLAVVGAGHLAGIERNIQTKNDLSVLDEVPKRKWWDNISIILYPVFFAGLIGYTTWSQGGEAGMDLFSKLIYIKGGLAALGALIAWAHPISILLAFITAPIGTFVPIFKAGWVSALSESYLRKPLVEDFEHIADDSESVAGFWKNRVLHIFLVFFLPQFGSTIGTFIVAGKGLKNLF, from the coding sequence ATGCGTTCAATCAAAAAATCAACTCCCACAAGAAAATCTACCAAAAAAGGTTTCAAAACAACGGAACCTTACCTCTTCCAAACCATCGGAAAAACGGAAGTCCACATCCTTGGAACAGCACATGTTTCCAAACAAAGTGTAGATGAAGTTGAAAAAATGATCCAAAAATTAAAACCGGATGTCATTTGTGTAGAGTTATGTGAATCTCGAATGAAGTCGGTGGAAGATCCCGATTACCTAAAAAAATTAGATATATTCAAAGTTTTTAAAGAACGAAAGATGTGGTTACTTTTATCCAGCCTTATCCTTTCTTCTTTCCAGAAAAAAATCGGGAATAAAGATATCAAACCTGGTGATGAAATGCGAAAAGCCATCACTATGGGTCGTGCACTTCAAAAACCAATAGTAGCCATCGACAGGGAAATCCAAACTACTCTCAAAAGGTCTTGGGGGAATGTAGGTTTTTTCTCTAAGATGTATCTTTTTAGTGCTCTATTGGCATCCCTTCTGGTTCGGGAAGATGTTTCCGATGACAAAATCGAAGAGATGAAATCAGATGATATCTTAAAAGACTTGTTTTCCCAAATACCCAAAAAATACGAATCGGTCAAACATGTCATCATTGATGAAAGGGATGTGTATTTAGCTGAAAAAATAAGGCAAGCTACTGAAGGAAAGTCGGCAAAAAAGGTATTGGCTGTCGTTGGTGCTGGTCATTTGGCTGGAATCGAAAGAAATATCCAGACAAAAAACGACTTATCAGTGTTAGATGAAGTTCCTAAACGTAAATGGTGGGACAATATTAGTATCATTCTATATCCTGTTTTTTTTGCTGGCCTCATTGGGTACACCACCTGGAGCCAAGGTGGGGAAGCTGGTATGGATTTGTTTTCAAAACTCATTTATATCAAAGGTGGCCTTGCTGCCCTTGGTGCTCTCATTGCTTGGGCACATCCGATTTCTATCCTTCTTGCCTTTATCACCGCACCTATTGGAACTTTCGTTCCCATCTTTAAAGCCGGTTGGGTGAGTGCCCTTTCTGAATCTTATTTGCGTAAACCTCTAGTGGAAGACTTCGAACATATCGCAGATGATTCAGAATCAGTTGCAGGATTCTGGAAAAATCGTGTCCTTCATATCTTTCTCGTTTTTTTTCTCCCCCAATTTGGATCTACCATCGGAACCTTTATTGTGGCAGGAAAAGGCTTGAAGAATTTATTTTAA
- the gltB gene encoding glutamate synthase large subunit, producing the protein MSKSNQPPILPPLGPQAQGMYDPAMDKDSCGVGFIANYKGKRSRDIVDKGIRLMCNLEHRGAEGADPKTGDGAGIMINIPDAFFRKNLPFTLPKEGDYAVGFLFLPQNTEARTAVENVIEKIIVDEGEEFLGFRDVPINKEYAGVVASKTIPVFKQVFIGKKSKKIKTPEDFERKLFLIRRLIDRRIRTEMKLDRSQYYVPSFSSRTIVYKGMLLGDQVKKFYEDLKSPDLTSAFCLTHTRFSTNTFPTWDLAHPYRQIAHNGEINTLRGNMNWMAARQMVMQSPLYGDELRRMLPIVMEGQSDTATFDTVLELLVMGGRSLPHSVMMMIPEAWSKNKAMDADRRAFYEYHATFMEPWDGPAAIAFTDGRIIGATLDRNGLRPARFVVTKDDEVIMSSEAGVLNLPPEEILIQDRLRPGRMLLIDMEKGQILDDEEIKKQIATQKPYRKWVEDNMIRLGSLPDPENVKQPQHETILERQRAFGYTHEDVFTIIKPMGVSGEEPIGSMGVDSSLAVLSEKPQPLFRYFKQNFAQVTNPPIDPIREELVMELTTYIGPEGNLLSEEPEHAHRLELEHPILTNEDFEKIKQISEGHFKAKTFEILFDPSKKHDMRNSLDRVCADAAKAVREQGVNLIILTDHGVGEKKAAIPSLLAVAGLHHYLIREGLRTKAGIVLESGEPREVAHFALLCGYGANAINPYLAFETIADLSQQGLLPEVPNYKDAKKKYIKSIGKGLFKVFSKMGISTLQSYCGAQIFEAVGLDSELVNTYFAGTQSRIEGLSLEMLEEETVRRHKAAYDPTFFPNNLEPGGVHYYRKNGDSHLYTPITVHKLQKATQDNDYKTFKEFSSLIDNQNEKAITLRSLFHLDFEGSKAIPIEEVESVKSILKRFQTGAMSHGSISWEAHTTLAIAMNRIGAKSNTGEGGEDPVRFKTLPNGDSMRSAIKQVASARFGVTMEYLTNADDIQIKMAQGAKPGEGGQLPGHKVDKYIGWLRYSTPGVTLISPPPHHDIYSIEDLKQLIFDLKNSNPRARVSVKLVSESGVGTVAAGVAKAHADHILIAGHEGGTGASPISSIHHAGTPWELGLSETHQTLVANGLRDRVYLAVDGKLLTGKDVVVGALLGAEEFGFSTSALVSVGCIMMRKCHLNTCPVGVATQDEFLRSKFTGKPEYVVNFMTFVAEEVREIMAKLGFRTFEEMIGQVEKIKFKRPHHHWKARGLDFSKVLHRPTPVFPTGLYRAKEQNHHLDEQIDNELIRKSLAAIDHKQPVKIQTSIVNLNRSVGTMLSHEVTKKYGVDGLSEDTIDIEFTGTAGQSFGAFVTKGMTLRLIGEGNDYVGKGLCGGKLIFQTPKNAPYKAEENIVIGNTCFIGATSGNAYVNGIAGERFCVRNSGAHVIVEGTGDHGCEYMTGGRVIILGDIGRNFAAGMSGGIAYLWDPKKNKEALINKEMVDLDPLTDASEIAEVKKMVEDHKAYTGSKRAEEVLKDWDTVVKQMIKVIPRDYKKALEKMAEEAAAGKTNKEGVTARG; encoded by the coding sequence ATGTCAAAATCTAACCAACCACCCATCCTTCCGCCACTCGGCCCACAGGCCCAAGGTATGTATGATCCTGCCATGGATAAAGATTCCTGTGGTGTTGGTTTTATCGCAAATTATAAAGGCAAACGTTCCCGTGATATCGTCGACAAAGGGATCCGCCTGATGTGCAATTTAGAACACAGGGGTGCCGAAGGGGCAGATCCAAAAACCGGTGACGGTGCAGGGATCATGATCAATATCCCAGATGCATTTTTTAGAAAGAACCTCCCCTTCACTTTACCAAAAGAAGGTGATTATGCTGTAGGATTTCTTTTCCTTCCACAAAACACAGAAGCCCGCACTGCTGTGGAAAACGTAATTGAAAAAATCATCGTAGACGAAGGGGAAGAGTTTCTCGGATTTCGTGACGTCCCTATTAACAAAGAATATGCGGGAGTTGTTGCATCCAAAACAATCCCAGTCTTCAAACAAGTATTCATTGGTAAAAAATCCAAAAAAATAAAAACACCTGAGGACTTCGAGAGAAAACTATTTCTCATCCGTCGCCTCATCGACAGACGAATCCGCACAGAGATGAAACTGGATCGTTCCCAATACTACGTACCAAGTTTTTCTTCACGTACGATTGTATACAAAGGGATGTTACTCGGTGACCAAGTCAAAAAATTCTATGAAGATTTAAAATCTCCTGATTTAACTTCTGCGTTTTGTTTGACTCATACAAGATTTTCGACTAATACCTTCCCTACTTGGGATTTGGCTCACCCTTACCGTCAAATTGCACATAACGGAGAGATCAACACACTTCGTGGGAACATGAACTGGATGGCCGCTCGCCAAATGGTAATGCAGTCTCCTCTTTATGGTGATGAACTTCGCCGTATGCTTCCGATTGTAATGGAAGGCCAGTCAGATACGGCAACTTTTGATACTGTACTCGAACTACTTGTTATGGGGGGAAGATCTCTCCCTCATTCTGTGATGATGATGATTCCGGAAGCTTGGTCCAAAAACAAAGCCATGGATGCCGACAGACGCGCGTTCTACGAATACCATGCAACCTTTATGGAACCTTGGGATGGACCTGCTGCCATCGCCTTTACTGATGGAAGGATCATCGGGGCAACACTCGACCGTAACGGACTTCGCCCTGCACGTTTTGTCGTGACGAAAGATGATGAAGTGATCATGTCTTCGGAAGCGGGTGTACTCAACCTTCCTCCAGAAGAAATTTTAATCCAAGACCGACTTCGCCCTGGCCGTATGCTCCTCATTGATATGGAGAAAGGCCAAATCCTAGATGATGAAGAAATCAAAAAACAAATCGCTACCCAAAAACCTTATCGTAAATGGGTAGAAGACAATATGATTCGTCTGGGATCTTTGCCAGATCCTGAGAACGTTAAACAACCACAACATGAAACCATTTTGGAACGCCAAAGGGCTTTTGGTTACACACATGAAGATGTGTTTACCATCATCAAACCGATGGGAGTTTCTGGCGAAGAACCCATTGGTTCTATGGGTGTGGACTCTTCGCTTGCCGTTTTAAGTGAAAAACCACAACCCCTATTCCGTTATTTCAAACAAAACTTTGCGCAAGTTACCAACCCACCGATTGACCCGATTCGGGAAGAACTGGTGATGGAACTCACAACCTATATTGGACCGGAAGGGAACCTTCTCTCAGAAGAGCCTGAACATGCACATCGATTGGAGTTGGAACATCCCATTCTAACCAACGAAGATTTCGAAAAAATCAAACAAATCAGCGAAGGTCATTTCAAAGCCAAAACTTTTGAGATCCTTTTTGATCCATCCAAAAAACATGATATGAGAAACTCTCTTGATCGTGTTTGTGCCGATGCTGCCAAAGCGGTTCGAGAACAAGGGGTAAACCTTATTATCTTAACTGACCACGGTGTGGGTGAGAAAAAAGCAGCCATCCCATCGCTTCTAGCAGTAGCGGGACTCCACCACTATTTGATCCGTGAAGGTCTGAGAACAAAAGCAGGGATTGTTTTAGAATCAGGAGAACCAAGAGAAGTAGCCCACTTTGCCTTGTTATGTGGTTATGGTGCAAACGCCATCAACCCATACTTGGCATTTGAAACCATTGCAGATCTTTCCCAACAAGGTTTACTCCCAGAAGTTCCTAATTACAAGGATGCAAAAAAGAAATACATCAAATCCATAGGGAAAGGACTCTTCAAAGTGTTCTCAAAAATGGGAATCTCCACATTACAGTCGTATTGTGGCGCACAAATCTTTGAAGCAGTGGGACTTGATTCCGAGTTAGTGAATACTTACTTTGCAGGAACTCAATCCAGAATCGAAGGATTGTCGCTTGAGATGTTAGAAGAAGAAACAGTTCGTCGCCACAAAGCGGCTTATGATCCGACTTTTTTCCCTAACAACTTGGAGCCGGGCGGAGTTCACTACTATCGTAAAAATGGCGATAGCCATCTTTATACTCCCATTACTGTACATAAATTACAGAAGGCAACTCAGGACAACGACTACAAAACTTTTAAAGAGTTTTCAAGCTTAATTGATAACCAAAACGAAAAGGCAATCACTCTTAGAAGTTTATTCCATCTCGACTTTGAAGGATCGAAAGCAATCCCGATTGAAGAAGTGGAATCTGTGAAGTCCATTCTGAAACGTTTCCAAACAGGAGCGATGAGCCATGGTTCCATTTCTTGGGAAGCACATACTACTCTCGCAATTGCCATGAACCGAATTGGTGCGAAATCCAATACAGGAGAAGGTGGTGAAGATCCAGTTAGGTTCAAAACCCTTCCGAATGGAGATAGCATGCGTTCGGCGATCAAACAGGTTGCCTCAGCTCGTTTTGGTGTGACTATGGAATATCTCACCAATGCAGATGATATCCAAATCAAAATGGCACAAGGCGCAAAACCAGGAGAAGGTGGACAGCTCCCTGGGCACAAAGTAGATAAATACATTGGATGGCTCCGTTATTCTACTCCGGGTGTGACTCTCATCTCCCCTCCTCCACACCATGACATTTATTCCATCGAAGATTTAAAACAGCTGATCTTTGATTTAAAAAATTCCAACCCAAGAGCACGAGTTTCAGTGAAACTCGTTTCTGAATCTGGGGTAGGAACTGTGGCTGCTGGTGTGGCCAAAGCCCACGCCGACCACATCCTCATCGCAGGACATGAAGGAGGAACGGGGGCAAGTCCAATTTCTTCGATCCACCATGCAGGAACCCCTTGGGAACTCGGACTTTCGGAAACCCACCAAACACTTGTGGCGAACGGACTTCGTGATCGTGTGTATCTGGCTGTGGATGGAAAACTCCTCACTGGAAAAGATGTGGTTGTAGGTGCCCTACTCGGAGCGGAAGAGTTTGGATTCTCTACTTCTGCACTTGTATCAGTAGGTTGTATCATGATGCGGAAATGCCACTTGAATACTTGCCCAGTTGGTGTTGCGACACAGGATGAATTCCTACGAAGTAAATTTACCGGCAAACCAGAGTATGTTGTAAACTTTATGACCTTTGTGGCGGAAGAAGTTCGTGAGATTATGGCTAAACTTGGATTTAGAACTTTTGAAGAAATGATTGGCCAAGTAGAAAAAATCAAATTCAAACGACCTCACCACCACTGGAAGGCTCGTGGTCTTGATTTTAGCAAAGTGCTCCATAGACCAACTCCTGTATTCCCTACAGGACTCTATCGTGCCAAAGAACAAAACCACCACTTGGATGAACAAATTGATAACGAACTGATTCGTAAGTCACTTGCTGCGATTGACCATAAACAACCGGTGAAAATCCAAACATCCATTGTGAACCTAAACCGTTCTGTGGGAACCATGCTCAGCCACGAAGTCACTAAAAAATATGGAGTGGATGGTTTGTCGGAAGACACAATCGATATCGAATTTACCGGAACCGCAGGACAGTCGTTTGGTGCATTTGTAACCAAAGGGATGACACTTCGTCTCATCGGGGAAGGAAATGACTATGTGGGCAAAGGACTTTGCGGTGGAAAACTCATCTTCCAAACTCCAAAAAATGCCCCTTACAAAGCAGAAGAAAATATCGTCATCGGTAACACTTGTTTCATTGGAGCCACCAGTGGAAATGCCTATGTCAATGGGATTGCCGGGGAAAGATTCTGTGTTCGGAACTCGGGAGCTCATGTGATTGTTGAAGGAACTGGAGACCATGGTTGCGAGTATATGACAGGGGGGCGGGTTATCATCCTTGGAGACATTGGACGTAACTTTGCCGCTGGTATGTCTGGTGGGATTGCTTACCTTTGGGATCCAAAGAAAAACAAAGAGGCTCTCATCAACAAAGAGATGGTCGACTTAGATCCGTTAACTGATGCAAGTGAAATTGCAGAAGTGAAAAAAATGGTAGAGGACCATAAGGCGTATACTGGTTCCAAACGAGCCGAAGAAGTGCTGAAAGATTGGGATACAGTTGTAAAACAAATGATCAAGGTCATTCCAAGAGATTATAAAAAAGCTTTAGAAAAAATGGCAGAAGAAGCTGCCGCAGGAAAAACGAACAAAGAGGGGGTAACAGCTCGTGGGTAA
- a CDS encoding four-helix bundle copper-binding protein, with product MNRKELLQKAGMAVAVSGILSTLSAEDHDHSTMTTSSAGKSKYSKAMMAAMHCQLSAEDCLSHCLTELGKGDKSMAACAASTREVISLCDSFVKLASQSSPYTKKLANLCIEVCEACAKECDKHANHHTICKECRDSCLACVKELKKV from the coding sequence ATGAATCGCAAAGAATTATTACAAAAAGCAGGGATGGCAGTTGCCGTTTCAGGAATTTTATCCACACTTTCCGCAGAAGACCATGATCACTCTACAATGACAACTTCCTCTGCTGGGAAATCCAAATATTCCAAAGCAATGATGGCCGCCATGCACTGCCAACTTTCTGCTGAGGATTGCCTCAGTCATTGCCTCACAGAACTTGGAAAAGGAGATAAATCTATGGCGGCTTGTGCTGCTAGTACAAGAGAAGTCATTAGTTTATGTGATTCTTTTGTGAAACTGGCAAGCCAATCTTCGCCATATACAAAGAAGTTAGCTAATTTGTGCATTGAAGTTTGTGAAGCTTGTGCAAAAGAATGTGACAAACATGCAAACCACCATACAATCTGCAAAGAATGCAGAGACAGTTGTCTCGCTTGTGTGAAGGAATTAAAGAAAGTTTAA